A genome region from Arachis duranensis cultivar V14167 chromosome 6, aradu.V14167.gnm2.J7QH, whole genome shotgun sequence includes the following:
- the LOC107493533 gene encoding small polypeptide DEVIL 16-like, translating to MAVKESNTGQNQNNNNNNTSSNQQKQEQEGCDPCKSFGQKCSHLVKKQRAKFYILRRCVAMLLCWHERADH from the coding sequence ATGGCAGTGAAAGAAAGTAACACAGGCCAAAaccaaaataataacaataataatacaagTAGTAATCAGCAGAAGCAAGAACAAGAAGGTTGTGATCCTTGCAAGTCTTTTGGGCAGAAGTGTAGCCACCTTGTGAAGAAGCAGAGAGCCAAATTCTACATTCTACGCCGCTGCGTCGCCATGCTTTTGTGCTGGCACGAGCGCGCCGACCACTGA